From Panicum hallii strain FIL2 chromosome 2, PHallii_v3.1, whole genome shotgun sequence, a single genomic window includes:
- the LOC112881310 gene encoding protein PELPK1-like has protein sequence MVSKKTMSTVAFLVALLLACSSMSSAARYLEETKPEYPPHPTVPEIPKPELPPHPTVPEIPKPELPPHPTVPEIPKPELPPHPIEPEHPKPELPPHPTVPELPKPELPPHPTVPEHPMPEVPHPMPEVPKTELPHPAVPELPKPELPHPAVPEVPHPVPEVPKPELPHPAVPEVPKPELPPHPEVPELPKPEAPHVPEVPKHELPPLPEPELPKPESHYPVPEAKPSSVPSQPSHNDLVRSTEARGTKLTSSVGKHRVMAAKGTMASLVLLMALLLLCSGMSGAARLLEEAAPKEEYPHPAVPELPKPELPPHPTVPELPKPELPPHPVEPELPKPEVPAHPSVPELPKPEVPSHPTVPELPKPEVPKHPAVPEMPKPEVPLHPAVPELPKPEVPELPKPEVPEHPTVPELPKPEVPEHPAVPPELPHPEVPKHELPPLPEPELPPKAEGHYPVPEIKP, from the exons ATGGTTTCCAAGAAAACCATGTCCACCGTCGCCTTTCTAGTGGCGCTGCTGCTCGCGTGCAGCTCCATGAGCAGCGCGGCTCGGTACCTGGAGGAGACGAAGCCTGAGTACCCGCCGCACCCCACCGTGCCGGAGATCCCCAAGCCTGAGCTGCCACCGCACCCCACCGTGCCGGAGATCCCCAAGCCCGAGCTGCCACCGCACCCCACCGTGCCGGAGATCCCAAAGCCCGAGCTGCCACCGCACCCCATCGAGCCAGAGCACCCGAAGCCCGAGCTGCCGCCACACCCAACCGTGCCGGAGCTGCCCAAGCCTGAACTGCCGCCGCACCCCACCGTGCCGGAGCACCCAATGCCGGAGGTGCCTCACCCTATGCCAGAGGTTCCCAAGACAGAGCTGCCACACCCCGCCGTGCCGGAGCTGCCAAAGCCCGAGCTGCCACACCCTGCCGTGCCGGAGGTGCCGCACCCCGTGCCTGAAGTGCCTAAGCCCGAGCTGCCGCACCCTGCCGTGCCGGAGGTGCCGAAGCCCGAGCTCCCGCCTCACCCCGAGGTACCGGAGCTGCCGAAGCCGGAAGCGCCTCACGTGCCGGAGGTGCCGAAGCATGAGCTTCCTCCCCTGCCGGAACCCGAGCTGCCGAAGCCGGAGAGCCACTACCCGGTGCCAGAGGCCAAGCCAT CTTCTGTCCCCTCCCAGCCATCGCACAACGATCTAGTTCGCTCTACTGAGGCTCGAGGCACAAAGCTCACTAGTAGTGTTGGTAAGCATCGAGTCATGGCTGCCAAGGGCACCATGGCTTCCCTTGTCCTCCTCATGGCGCTGCTGCTCTTGTGCAGCGGCATGAGCGGCGCAGCGAGGTTGCTGGAGGAGGCGGCGCCCAAGGAGGAGTACCCGCACCCTGCCGTGCCAGAGCTGCCAAAACCCGAGCTGCCGCCGCACCCCACGGTGCCCGAGCTGCCTAAGCCGGAGCTCCCGCCGCACCCAGTCGAGCCGGAGTTGCCTAAACCCGAGGTGCCGGCGCACCCCTCCGTACCGGAGCTTCCGAAGCCTGAGGTACCATCTCACCCTACTGTCCCTGAGCTACCAAAGCCGGAGGTACCGAAGCACCCTGCCGTACCGGAGATGCCGAAGCCCGAGGTGCCGTTGCACCCCGCCGTGCCGGAGCTGCCAAAGCCTGAGGTGCCGGAGCTGCCAAAGCCCGAGGTGCCGGAGCACCCCACCGTGCCGGAGCTGCCGAAGCCTGAGGTGCCGGAGcaccccgccgtgccgccggAGCTGCCCCACCCGGAGGTGCCAAAGCATGAGCTGCCACCTCTGCCTGAACCTGAGCTACCACCGAAGGCCGAGGGCCACTACCCAGTGCCAGAGATCAAGCCATGA